The Numida meleagris isolate 19003 breed g44 Domestic line unplaced genomic scaffold, NumMel1.0 unplaced_Scaffold324, whole genome shotgun sequence genome contains a region encoding:
- the LOC110391213 gene encoding olfactory receptor 4S2-like: MCTGCVLCMAAQLTKDGNASVVKEFILIGLSENRGVQEVYFVTFLCFYTINVVGNLLIIVTVISSQHLNSPMYFFLCYLSFVDICYSSVTAPKMIADFLVENKTISFAGCIAQLFGAHFFGCTEMFILTAMAYDRYTAICRPLHYTALMTRRVCGRMVVGSWVGGCVHSVVQTLLTARLPFCGPNKVDHYFCDVHPLLRLACADTYAVGVIVIANSGMITLSSFFILVVSYVVILVSLRSHTSKGRRKALSTCGSHITVVVLFFGPCTFTYIRPPSDLSREKIVALFYTIITPMLNPLIYTLRNKEVKSAMRKLWGRRVGSEKGKV, from the coding sequence ATGTGCACAGGCTGTGTGTTGTGCATGGCTGCCCAACTGACCAAGGATGGGAATGCAAGCGTTGTGAAGGAGTTCATTCTCATCGGCCTCTCTGAGAATCGAGGTGTGCAGGAGGTGTACTTTGTGACGTTCCTTTGCTTCTATACGATTAACGTGGTGGGAAATCTGCTCATTATTGTCACCGTCATTAGCAGCCAACATCTGAACTCCCCcatgtatttcttcctctgctacTTGTCCTTTGTAGACATCTGTTACTCCTCCGTCACAGCTCCCAAAATGATTGCCGACTTCCTTGTCGAAAACAAAACCATCTCCTTTGCGGGCTGCATAGCACAGCTCTTTGGGGCCCATTTCTTTGGCTGCACGGAGATGTTCATCCTCACAGCGATGGCCTACGACCGCTACACGGCCATCTGCAGACCTCTGCACTACACCGCGCTCATGACCAGGCGCGTGTGCGGCCGCATGGTGGTGGGCTCGTGGGTGGGAGGCTGCGTGCACTCCGTCGTGCAGACTCTTCTGACCGCTCGGCTCCCCTTCTGTGGCCCCAACAAAGTTGACCACTACTTCTGCGATGTCCACCCCCTGCTACGACTGGCCTGTGCTGACACCTACGCCGTCGGCGTCATCGTCATCGCCAACAGCGGGATGATAACTCTGAGCTCTTTCTTCATCCTGGTGGTGTCTTATGTGGTGATCTTGGTTTCCTTGAGAAGTCACACGTCCAAAGGACGGCGCAAGGCTCTCTCCACCTGTGGGTCCCACATCACAGTGGTGGTTCTGTTCTTCGGGCCGTGCACGTTCACCTACATACGCCCACCCAGTGATCTCTCGAGGGAGAAGATCGTGGCACTGTTTTACACCATCATCACCCCCATGCTGAACCCCCTCATCTACACACTGAGGAATAAAGAGGTAAAGAGTGCCATGAGAAAACTGTGGGGCAGAAGAGTAGGAAGTGAAAAGGGAAAGGTATAG